One window from the genome of Saimiri boliviensis isolate mSaiBol1 chromosome 2, mSaiBol1.pri, whole genome shotgun sequence encodes:
- the CMA1 gene encoding chymase, with amino-acid sequence MPLLPLPLLLFLLYSRAETGQIIGGTECKPHSRPYMAFLEIVTSRGPPQACGGFLIRRNFVLTAAHCAGRSITVTLGAHNITEKEDTWQRIEVVKQFRHPKYNESTLHHDIMLLKLKEKAILALAVGTLPLPSQFNFVPPGRMCRVAGWGRTGVMEPMSDTLQEVKLRLMGPEACSHFRDFDHNLQLCVGNPKKTKSAFKGDSGGPLLCAGVAQGIVSYGRRDAKPPAVFTRISHYRPWINKVLQAN; translated from the exons ATGCCGCTTCTTCCTCTCCCCCTGCTACTCTTTCTCCTGTACTCCAGAGCTGAAACTG GGCAGATCATCGGGGGCACAGAATGCAAGCCACATTCCCGCCCCTACATGGCCTTCCTGGAAATTGTCACTTCCAGGGGTCCCCCGCAAGCTTGTGGTGGTTTCCTGATAAGACGGAACTTTGTGCTGACGGCTGCTCACTGTGCAGGAAG GTCTATAACAGTCACCCTTGGAGCCCATAACataacagagaaagaagacacaTGGCAGAGGATTGAGGTTGTAAAGCAATTCCGTCATCCAAAATATAACGAGTCTACTTTGCACCATGATATCATGTTACTAAAG TTGAAGGAGAAAGCCATCCTGGCACTGGCCGTGGGGACACTCCCCCTCCCATCCCAATTCAACTTTGTCCCACCTGGGAGAATGTGCCGGGTGGCTGGCTGGGGAAGAACAGGTGTGATGGAGCCGATGTCAGACACTCTGCAAGAGGTGAAGCTGAGACTCATGGGTCCTGAGGCCTGCAGCCACTTCAGAGACTTTGACCACAATCTTCAGCTGTGTGTGGGAAATCCCAAGAAGACAAAATCTGCATTTAAG GGAGACTCCGGGGGCCCTCTTCTGTGTGCTGGAGTGGCCCAGGGCATCGTATCCTATGGACGGAGGGATGCAAAGCCCCCCGCTGTCTTCACCCGAATCTCCCATTACCGGCCCTGGATCAACAAGGTCCTGCAGGCAAATTAA